A part of Paenarthrobacter sp. A20 genomic DNA contains:
- a CDS encoding FadR/GntR family transcriptional regulator yields the protein MNAVETAMEGLRNKIASGELAAGQKCPPEAELSAQLGVSRSSLREAVRAMSALGVMESRHGSGTYVSSLDPTVVLQNFALLVDLLPLDRLLELFEIRRLLESHAAATTAANATPEDLTELMALVASMEAAVDPTEYAELDSRFHEAVCRAKGNSTLSTLVRVFRSRGDHFHIYDGEEGEIVRANSTAGHRAIASAIVDRDPTSAATAMAAHIAQTESLLKKRRASPRSQN from the coding sequence TTGAATGCAGTCGAGACGGCCATGGAGGGCCTGCGGAACAAGATTGCCTCGGGCGAGCTTGCAGCCGGGCAGAAGTGCCCGCCGGAGGCGGAACTGTCCGCCCAACTAGGCGTGTCACGCAGTTCTCTGCGGGAGGCGGTGCGTGCGATGTCGGCTCTGGGCGTGATGGAATCCCGGCATGGCTCGGGAACTTACGTCTCCTCCCTGGACCCGACCGTGGTCCTGCAAAACTTTGCGTTATTGGTGGACCTGCTCCCGCTGGACAGGCTGCTGGAACTTTTTGAGATCCGCCGACTGCTTGAATCCCACGCAGCAGCAACAACGGCCGCCAATGCCACACCCGAGGATTTGACCGAGCTCATGGCGCTGGTGGCCAGCATGGAGGCCGCGGTCGATCCCACCGAATATGCCGAGCTCGATTCCCGGTTCCACGAGGCAGTCTGCCGTGCTAAGGGCAATTCCACGCTCTCAACGCTGGTCAGGGTCTTCCGATCCCGCGGCGATCATTTCCACATCTACGATGGTGAAGAAGGCGAAATCGTGCGGGCCAACAGCACTGCCGGGCACCGGGCCATCGCCAGCGCGATAGTAGATCGTGATCCAACATCGGCCGCCACCGCCATGGCTGCGCACATTGCCCAGACGGAATCCCTGCTGAAGAAGCGTCGAGCGAGCCCGCGGAGCCAGAACTAA
- a CDS encoding IS110 family transposase, giving the protein MTKEYLKVIAGIDTHADTHHVGVITDTGQHLADKEFPAAGAGYQGITDFITGFGSVLAAGVGGTGSYGAELSRVLTRKGIRVVEVMRPNRQARRLRGKSDPLDAYQAAESVLSGRAGVTPKSRDGAVESLRVLRAERATAMRARVAVMAQVKTILTTAPETIRARYRSMTSPALMAALEKTRPSGAPSEPLTSTATVLKRLAVRYRHLHQELALIDAELDTVLTLHAPMLRHIQGVGTDVASQLLVTVGDNPERVTTEAKFAALVGVAPIPASSGKTTRHRLSRAGDRQANKAIHRVVLVRMRYDNQTRAYVARRRQEGKGTKEIMRCLKRYVAREIYNQLQHPRPAPDAATLRKARATKGLTLQEAADALSVWPTTLSRLERGLSHDSDVHHRYETWLNNQSTAHAQTPYPPVNRALPT; this is encoded by the coding sequence ATGACAAAGGAATATCTGAAAGTCATCGCCGGGATCGACACCCACGCCGATACCCACCACGTCGGAGTCATCACCGACACCGGCCAACATCTGGCGGACAAGGAATTCCCGGCAGCGGGAGCCGGCTATCAGGGGATCACCGACTTCATCACCGGCTTCGGTTCCGTTCTCGCCGCCGGTGTGGGAGGAACCGGCAGCTACGGCGCCGAACTCTCACGCGTGCTCACCCGAAAGGGCATCCGCGTGGTGGAAGTGATGCGCCCGAACCGGCAGGCACGCCGGCTGCGGGGAAAATCCGATCCGCTCGATGCCTATCAAGCCGCCGAATCGGTGCTCTCCGGCAGGGCGGGCGTCACCCCGAAATCCCGGGACGGTGCAGTGGAATCCCTGCGGGTGCTGCGGGCCGAGCGTGCAACCGCAATGCGGGCCCGGGTTGCGGTGATGGCCCAGGTGAAAACGATCCTGACAACCGCACCGGAGACCATCCGCGCCAGATACCGGTCCATGACGAGCCCGGCGTTGATGGCCGCGTTAGAAAAGACGCGACCCTCCGGCGCCCCATCCGAGCCCCTGACCAGCACCGCGACCGTGCTGAAGCGGCTCGCCGTCCGCTACCGGCACCTGCACCAGGAGCTCGCACTGATCGACGCCGAACTCGACACCGTCCTTACCCTCCACGCACCAATGCTGCGCCACATTCAGGGCGTCGGCACCGACGTCGCCAGCCAGCTCCTCGTCACCGTAGGAGACAACCCCGAACGCGTCACCACCGAGGCGAAGTTCGCCGCCCTCGTCGGCGTCGCCCCGATCCCCGCCTCCTCAGGCAAAACGACCCGGCACCGACTAAGCCGCGCCGGTGACCGACAGGCCAACAAAGCCATCCACCGCGTAGTGCTCGTCCGAATGCGCTATGACAACCAAACCCGGGCCTACGTGGCCAGGCGACGCCAGGAAGGCAAAGGAACCAAAGAAATCATGCGCTGCCTCAAACGCTACGTCGCCCGCGAAATCTATAACCAGCTCCAACACCCGCGTCCCGCTCCCGACGCCGCCACCCTCCGGAAAGCACGCGCAACCAAAGGATTGACCCTTCAAGAAGCAGCCGATGCCCTGAGCGTCTGGCCCACCACACTGTCCCGTCTGGAACGAGGACTTTCCCACGACAGCGACGTCCACCACCGCTACGAGACCTGGCTCAACAACCAATCCACCGCACACGCGCAGACACCCTATCCACCGGTGAACCGGGCGCTTCCAACCTGA
- a CDS encoding carbohydrate ABC transporter permease: MINRASIAGRIGKVVFLSLCLLVTVFPLYWIIITSLKEPGAIYSLPLDYWPRQLSLENYIGLFTKSDFGQYMINSLIVATVASTAATLISLLSAYVLARFEFSGRGAVMGAFLVTQMIPGFIALGPLYLMMSDFGLVDSKTGLILIYIAICIPFCTIMLRGFFENVPDALEEAAMIDGCSRVGALFRVLVPVMLPGVAASFVFNFVNCWNELFLSVTLMNSDANKTIPTALAGFISSFNIDWGSMSAAAVLTVVPTLVIFAFASKFIVQGLTAGSVKG; this comes from the coding sequence ATGATCAACCGAGCAAGCATCGCCGGGCGCATCGGCAAGGTCGTCTTCCTTTCACTGTGCCTGCTGGTCACCGTGTTTCCGTTGTACTGGATCATCATCACATCATTGAAGGAACCGGGGGCGATCTACTCGCTACCGCTGGACTACTGGCCGCGCCAGCTATCCCTGGAGAACTACATCGGCCTCTTCACCAAGTCGGACTTCGGCCAGTACATGATCAACAGCCTGATCGTGGCCACCGTTGCGTCCACCGCGGCCACCTTGATCTCGCTGCTGTCCGCCTACGTGTTGGCCCGCTTCGAGTTCTCCGGCCGCGGCGCGGTCATGGGCGCGTTCCTGGTGACCCAGATGATCCCCGGCTTCATAGCGCTGGGCCCGCTGTACCTGATGATGAGCGACTTTGGCCTCGTGGATTCCAAGACGGGGCTGATTCTGATTTACATCGCGATCTGCATCCCTTTCTGCACCATCATGCTGCGCGGGTTCTTCGAGAACGTCCCCGATGCACTGGAGGAGGCGGCCATGATCGATGGCTGTTCCCGCGTAGGTGCACTGTTCAGGGTGCTGGTCCCCGTGATGCTGCCAGGCGTGGCCGCGAGCTTCGTGTTCAACTTTGTGAATTGCTGGAACGAGCTCTTCCTGTCGGTGACCTTGATGAACAGCGACGCCAACAAGACAATCCCGACGGCACTGGCCGGGTTCATCTCCAGCTTCAACATCGATTGGGGTTCCATGTCAGCTGCCGCAGTGCTGACGGTGGTGCCGACCTTGGTCATCTTCGCCTTCGCCAGCAAGTTCATCGTCCAAGGACTCACGGCGGGCTCAGTCAAGGGCTAG
- a CDS encoding 2-oxo acid dehydrogenase subunit E2, with translation MTTVVPPEISNPTVKVVKIRGARKITGQRMRSSLQETAQVTLTRYADAADLLALAADMKSAAESGAPPVSMNDLLLYAVARALGRYPEVNATITEDEIRQYPSVDLGFAVDNGKSLLVPVIRSCHELSIFDVARCSRELIRRCREGQITLPELSGGTFTVSNLGSLGIHWFTPVLNTPQVAILGIGATHHVTPGGPALLPLSLTFDHQALDGMAAARALAGIAEAIQNVRGLSGLKTESPEPTI, from the coding sequence ATGACCACTGTTGTACCTCCTGAAATAAGCAATCCGACTGTCAAAGTCGTGAAAATTCGCGGAGCCCGCAAGATCACGGGGCAGCGCATGCGATCCTCACTTCAAGAGACCGCTCAAGTCACCCTCACCCGCTATGCTGACGCTGCGGATCTGCTCGCTCTGGCTGCAGATATGAAGTCCGCAGCCGAGTCCGGCGCCCCACCGGTATCCATGAACGATTTGCTCCTCTATGCAGTGGCCCGCGCGTTGGGGAGGTACCCGGAAGTTAACGCGACCATAACTGAAGACGAAATTAGGCAGTATCCAAGCGTCGACTTGGGATTCGCCGTCGACAACGGAAAGAGCCTACTGGTCCCAGTTATACGCAGCTGCCACGAGCTGTCTATCTTCGACGTGGCCAGATGTAGCCGGGAACTTATCCGACGATGCCGGGAGGGACAGATAACCTTGCCGGAACTTTCCGGTGGGACGTTTACTGTTTCGAATTTGGGCAGCCTGGGGATTCACTGGTTCACGCCAGTACTCAATACTCCCCAAGTCGCCATCCTGGGAATCGGGGCTACACATCACGTCACTCCGGGCGGACCTGCGCTACTTCCACTATCGCTCACATTTGACCACCAGGCCCTGGATGGCATGGCCGCAGCCCGCGCCCTTGCTGGCATCGCGGAGGCCATACAAAATGTTAGGGGTCTCTCCGGGCTCAAAACTGAGAGCCCGGAACCGACCATCTAA
- a CDS encoding alpha-galactosidase — translation MSATTVTGTLPEAIHFRAKGCSLLIDLTEPGIPVILHWGADLGVLGEDGVAAARIAGSAHIPYSCSPNVREPSLLPDARNGWLGRPGLLASRQGRQWAHHFSVTSVDINSVPCTTPGAIETGPGRLRVHSTDHESALELDLDVELHSSGLLRTRAKLTNRGDPLEVQQLHLSLPVPRQASELLDFAGRWGMERIVQRQPFAVGQHLRENRRGNTGVDAAHVLHAIEPGTDFEQGEAWGVHTGWSGNHVHVAEQANTGERLLGGGELLMPGEILLQDGEEYLTPWIYGSYGVGLDQVAHRFHDYLRARPQHVSTPRPVTLNLWEAVYFDHDEPRLLELVDLAADIGIERFVLDDGWFGGRRHARTGLGDWNVSEQAWPQGLHPLVDAVKGHGMQFGLWVEPEMVNLDSDLARANPEWIASARADPPIEQRHQHLLDLTNPRCYKNIKSQLEALLTEYPIDYLKWDHNRDAVEAGSQIRGGTPIGHDQTLAVYRMIDELKSMFPGLEIESCAGGGGRIDLGILERTDRVWVSDCIDPLERQRLMRWTGQLIPPELMGAHVGSPRSHTTGRTHDLSFRGAAALLGHYGVEWDLSSATMNERKSLAGWIATYKQHRALIASGRALRGPDPAEDTWLSGVTAADGSEGLFVISSMAWSATRPSARARLRGLDPARSYNVTPVVPADLPSGLVETAWWSHQGLAIPGSVLQISGLQIPTTHPEQSIVIHVKATTGPDRPRKGADGKQDEDSTDPESPLNASRGSKR, via the coding sequence GTGAGCGCCACGACGGTGACGGGTACCCTTCCCGAAGCGATCCATTTCAGGGCCAAGGGATGCTCCCTCCTGATCGACCTCACCGAACCGGGTATACCTGTGATCCTGCACTGGGGAGCCGATCTTGGCGTCCTCGGCGAGGACGGCGTGGCCGCCGCCCGGATAGCAGGCTCTGCACACATCCCGTACTCGTGTTCGCCCAACGTGCGAGAACCTTCTCTTCTGCCGGATGCCCGCAATGGCTGGCTCGGTCGTCCCGGCCTGTTGGCGTCCCGGCAAGGACGCCAGTGGGCACATCATTTCAGCGTGACGTCAGTAGATATCAACAGTGTGCCCTGCACGACCCCCGGTGCGATCGAAACCGGTCCGGGTCGGCTGAGAGTCCACAGCACCGACCATGAGAGCGCGCTCGAACTCGACCTCGACGTCGAACTTCATTCCTCAGGGCTGCTGCGAACCAGAGCAAAACTCACAAACAGGGGCGATCCCCTGGAGGTCCAACAGCTGCACCTCAGCCTTCCCGTACCAAGGCAGGCCAGCGAACTCCTGGACTTCGCAGGACGCTGGGGAATGGAACGTATCGTGCAGCGTCAGCCCTTCGCCGTCGGTCAGCACCTACGGGAAAACCGGCGGGGCAACACCGGCGTCGATGCCGCCCATGTCCTTCACGCCATCGAACCAGGAACAGATTTTGAGCAGGGTGAGGCATGGGGGGTACATACGGGTTGGAGCGGTAACCACGTCCACGTTGCCGAACAAGCAAATACCGGCGAACGCCTACTGGGCGGCGGGGAACTGCTCATGCCCGGGGAGATACTCCTTCAGGACGGCGAGGAGTACCTCACTCCGTGGATATACGGCTCCTACGGTGTCGGGCTGGACCAAGTAGCCCACCGCTTCCACGACTACCTCCGCGCCAGGCCACAGCATGTGTCCACGCCACGACCTGTCACACTCAATCTTTGGGAAGCAGTCTATTTCGACCATGACGAGCCGCGGCTGCTTGAACTCGTTGATCTCGCCGCAGATATCGGCATCGAGCGATTCGTTCTCGATGACGGATGGTTCGGTGGCCGCCGGCACGCACGCACCGGACTGGGAGACTGGAACGTATCCGAGCAAGCCTGGCCCCAGGGCCTGCATCCGCTTGTCGACGCCGTCAAAGGCCACGGAATGCAATTCGGGCTATGGGTTGAGCCGGAGATGGTTAACCTCGACTCCGACCTGGCCCGAGCCAACCCCGAGTGGATTGCCAGCGCAAGGGCTGATCCGCCCATTGAGCAGCGACACCAACACCTGCTGGACCTGACGAATCCCCGATGCTACAAGAACATCAAATCCCAACTCGAAGCCCTACTGACCGAATACCCCATTGATTACCTCAAATGGGACCACAACCGGGACGCCGTGGAGGCAGGCTCCCAAATCCGGGGCGGAACCCCTATCGGACACGATCAGACCCTGGCCGTCTACCGCATGATCGACGAACTGAAATCCATGTTTCCAGGCCTGGAAATCGAATCCTGCGCCGGCGGCGGCGGCCGCATCGACCTTGGCATCCTCGAGCGGACAGACCGTGTCTGGGTCTCTGATTGCATCGACCCACTCGAACGGCAACGCCTGATGCGTTGGACAGGCCAGCTCATTCCCCCCGAACTCATGGGCGCCCATGTTGGGTCCCCCCGATCTCACACAACGGGCCGAACACATGACCTTTCCTTCCGGGGGGCCGCAGCCTTGCTGGGACACTACGGCGTCGAATGGGACCTCAGTTCAGCCACCATGAATGAACGGAAAAGCCTCGCCGGATGGATCGCAACCTACAAACAGCATCGTGCCCTCATCGCCTCCGGACGGGCACTGCGGGGCCCTGACCCAGCCGAGGACACCTGGCTGAGCGGTGTCACAGCAGCCGACGGAAGCGAAGGACTCTTTGTCATCTCAAGCATGGCATGGTCGGCAACCAGACCCAGTGCCCGGGCGAGACTGCGTGGACTCGATCCCGCCAGAAGCTACAACGTAACACCGGTAGTCCCCGCCGACCTCCCGTCGGGACTTGTCGAAACCGCTTGGTGGTCCCACCAAGGCCTCGCGATTCCAGGCTCGGTCTTGCAGATCTCCGGCCTGCAAATACCCACCACCCATCCAGAACAAAGCATCGTCATTCACGTAAAGGCAACAACCGGACCCGACCGGCCAAGGAAAGGGGCCGATGGGAAACAGGACGAAGACAGCACTGACCCGGAAAGTCCACTAAACGCCAGCCGCGGATCCAAACGCTGA
- a CDS encoding carbohydrate ABC transporter permease: MTLEIEHAAARPSPRRDAPPGASNKNLNKRPFNSKTALTMLAFLGPAAVFVGIFTYYPMIAGSQMAFRHWNLNDLSDTSWVGFGNFQSLFDAPEFWGIVRNTVVWVVGSLAPQVVIGFAVALFLKRRFRMRGTYQAFLFFPWAVSGFLIGMLFRWMFNAEFGVVNDLLMKAGLIESPIPWLAEPGFAMTAIVIANIWYGVTFFAIMILAALQSVSDEMYEAAAIDGAGKVRTFFNITLPSIATTLALTILLRVIWIFNFPDIIFAMTGGGPADQTHIITTYMIKITQEGDYGKASALGLIVVVTLMLFAAFYLMTVRPRKAQK; this comes from the coding sequence ATGACTCTCGAAATTGAGCACGCGGCGGCGCGTCCCTCCCCACGTCGGGACGCGCCACCCGGGGCGAGCAACAAGAATCTAAACAAGAGGCCTTTCAATTCCAAGACTGCGCTGACGATGTTGGCCTTCCTGGGGCCTGCAGCGGTCTTCGTCGGCATCTTCACCTACTATCCGATGATCGCCGGAAGCCAAATGGCGTTCCGACATTGGAACCTTAACGACCTCTCCGACACCTCTTGGGTGGGGTTCGGGAATTTCCAAAGCCTGTTCGATGCCCCGGAGTTCTGGGGCATCGTGCGCAACACAGTTGTCTGGGTGGTTGGTTCTCTTGCGCCGCAGGTGGTGATCGGCTTCGCCGTCGCGCTCTTCCTGAAGCGGCGCTTCCGGATGCGCGGCACCTACCAGGCCTTCCTCTTCTTCCCCTGGGCCGTGTCCGGGTTCCTGATCGGCATGCTGTTCCGTTGGATGTTCAACGCCGAGTTCGGCGTGGTCAACGATCTGCTCATGAAGGCCGGGCTGATCGAATCCCCCATCCCGTGGCTGGCGGAACCAGGCTTTGCCATGACGGCCATCGTCATCGCCAACATCTGGTACGGCGTGACCTTCTTCGCCATCATGATCCTCGCCGCCCTGCAGTCCGTCTCTGACGAGATGTACGAGGCAGCGGCGATCGACGGTGCAGGTAAGGTGCGGACCTTCTTCAACATCACTCTTCCCAGCATCGCCACCACGCTGGCCCTAACGATCCTGCTGCGGGTCATCTGGATCTTCAACTTTCCCGACATCATCTTCGCGATGACAGGCGGCGGACCGGCCGACCAGACGCACATCATTACCACCTACATGATCAAAATTACGCAGGAGGGCGACTACGGCAAGGCATCGGCCCTGGGCCTGATCGTCGTCGTCACCCTCATGCTCTTCGCCGCCTTCTACCTCATGACGGTCCGACCCCGAAAGGCGCAGAAATGA
- a CDS encoding cytosine permease, producing MAETPAELEARLAQKYRQPKAVEQFGVEVIPDELRTVRWWDIFTIVLNFLVNPGTITISGLLISSGMSLWEATLAGILSVLVGFSAYLVAATVGSDYAIPGLVSMRSVFGVRGATVTSALRAVSSVYWFAFQTVAAATGIAVVLEALLHSKVDVLWISVGCAILQLTVSIYGYNALMKLSRFAFIFKIVFSAVIVYLLMTFPHDGFAPHQALTFGGANVDKTSLIIFWMIAWGTSWFSNFTDAADFCRYTRRRSEMWIGTISAAIVGQLICSFIGGYAVAAVRGEAPEGPLGVIVESTRGVGWLLALVLAYIVLDAWIINVQNLYTAGLALTSMFKNLGRFWGTLIVGILGTALSTSQHLISGFDGAMGQLGNLFAPMAGVFIAHYVIASRWRIDVPALFRGEGSRYWYWNGVNWLALASVAVGVPVNAMVPQVYANIIISALTSGLLYLAAVALLRRRVPVLAAALDSLAPREELVPSPGPASFRVPDHH from the coding sequence ATGGCCGAAACACCAGCTGAACTGGAAGCACGGCTTGCCCAGAAGTATCGCCAGCCCAAAGCTGTGGAGCAGTTTGGCGTGGAGGTGATACCCGACGAGTTACGCACCGTTCGGTGGTGGGACATCTTCACCATCGTCCTCAACTTTCTTGTAAATCCAGGGACCATCACTATCAGTGGGTTACTTATCTCATCTGGCATGTCCCTGTGGGAGGCGACACTTGCTGGGATCTTGAGCGTTCTCGTGGGATTTTCTGCCTACCTTGTGGCCGCTACCGTGGGCAGCGACTATGCGATTCCCGGACTGGTCAGCATGCGGTCCGTTTTTGGCGTGCGTGGGGCGACCGTAACATCGGCATTGCGGGCCGTTTCCAGCGTCTATTGGTTCGCCTTCCAGACTGTCGCGGCCGCGACGGGTATCGCAGTTGTGCTGGAAGCGCTGCTCCACAGCAAGGTCGACGTGCTTTGGATCAGTGTCGGCTGTGCAATTTTGCAGCTGACCGTCTCAATCTATGGTTACAACGCGCTGATGAAACTCTCCCGCTTCGCATTCATCTTTAAGATCGTGTTCTCGGCCGTCATCGTCTACCTGCTTATGACCTTCCCTCATGATGGCTTCGCACCGCACCAGGCACTCACGTTCGGCGGCGCGAACGTCGACAAGACGTCACTGATCATCTTCTGGATGATCGCTTGGGGCACCTCGTGGTTCTCCAATTTCACGGATGCCGCTGACTTTTGCCGCTACACGCGGAGGCGGTCAGAGATGTGGATCGGAACCATCTCCGCCGCGATCGTGGGCCAGCTCATTTGTTCCTTCATAGGCGGCTATGCCGTCGCCGCAGTCCGCGGCGAAGCCCCAGAGGGCCCCCTGGGCGTAATTGTCGAGTCGACCCGCGGCGTCGGGTGGCTGCTGGCCCTCGTCCTGGCCTACATAGTGCTCGACGCCTGGATCATCAACGTGCAGAATCTCTACACTGCAGGCCTCGCACTGACCAGCATGTTCAAGAATCTGGGCAGGTTCTGGGGGACTCTCATCGTGGGGATTCTGGGCACCGCCCTTTCCACCAGCCAGCATTTGATCAGCGGGTTTGACGGCGCCATGGGACAACTCGGGAACCTGTTTGCGCCGATGGCTGGCGTCTTCATCGCGCACTACGTCATCGCCTCCAGATGGCGAATCGACGTCCCCGCACTATTCCGAGGGGAGGGCAGCCGTTACTGGTACTGGAACGGCGTCAACTGGCTAGCGCTAGCCAGCGTCGCAGTTGGGGTGCCTGTGAACGCCATGGTGCCCCAGGTGTACGCAAACATCATCATTTCGGCGCTGACATCCGGCCTCTTGTACCTCGCTGCCGTTGCCCTCCTGAGGCGTCGGGTGCCCGTGCTGGCCGCAGCGTTGGATTCCCTCGCACCTCGCGAGGAGCTTGTGCCGTCACCGGGACCGGCCAGCTTCCGAGTCCCGGACCACCACTAG
- a CDS encoding FadR/GntR family transcriptional regulator, translated as MTAKSTGRSVKALTSVKRVSPTQQIREQLLGAIERGEYPPGSALPSERELCETFGVSRVSVREAIAGLEAMKVITVQHGRGAFVQESISERYAGSFAKYLELHREQLIELTKVRGALESLAAEEAARHGDRDDLRAIEEAEREFEHAASAGDGLDAAERDRAFHLAIADASKGELLPRLIHELNDLLSESRGATFAQKGQLQKSVQDHRDISRAIAEGDPAAARHAVDVHMTRIGDWLSTLPHALSENGQRSPE; from the coding sequence GTGACAGCGAAGTCCACGGGACGGTCAGTCAAGGCTCTGACATCGGTCAAGCGCGTCAGCCCGACCCAGCAGATCCGGGAGCAGTTGCTGGGGGCGATCGAGCGTGGTGAATACCCACCTGGATCCGCACTACCCTCGGAGCGCGAGCTGTGCGAGACTTTTGGCGTCAGTAGGGTCAGCGTGCGCGAAGCAATCGCCGGGCTTGAAGCGATGAAGGTAATCACCGTTCAGCATGGACGCGGCGCGTTCGTCCAGGAGAGCATCAGCGAGCGATATGCTGGGTCATTTGCCAAATACCTGGAACTGCACCGAGAGCAGTTAATTGAACTGACCAAGGTGCGTGGCGCCCTTGAATCCCTTGCGGCCGAGGAGGCCGCGCGACACGGCGATCGAGATGACCTTCGGGCAATCGAGGAGGCCGAACGCGAGTTCGAGCATGCTGCCAGCGCTGGTGACGGCCTCGACGCCGCCGAACGAGACCGTGCATTCCACCTCGCCATCGCTGATGCGTCGAAGGGTGAGTTGCTACCTCGGCTTATTCACGAACTCAACGATCTTCTGAGTGAGTCTCGCGGAGCCACTTTCGCCCAGAAGGGCCAATTGCAAAAGTCGGTTCAGGATCATCGCGATATCAGCCGGGCGATTGCCGAGGGCGATCCCGCTGCTGCCCGACATGCCGTGGACGTGCACATGACCAGGATTGGCGACTGGCTGTCCACGCTTCCCCACGCTCTCAGTGAGAATGGGCAGCGTTCGCCGGAGTAA
- a CDS encoding IS110 family transposase, giving the protein MTKEYLKVIAGIDTHADTHHVGVITDTGQHLADKEFPAAGAGYQGIIDFITGFGSVLAAGVEGTGSYGAELSRVLTRKGIRVVEVMRPNRQARRLRGKSDPLDAYQAAESLLSGRAGVTPKSPGTEQWNPCGFCGPSVQPQCGPRAAVMAQVKPRQVMFSLARANLSVGRSMMAMRRA; this is encoded by the coding sequence ATGACAAAGGAATATCTGAAAGTCATCGCCGGGATCGACACCCACGCCGATACCCACCACGTCGGAGTCATCACCGACACCGGCCAACATCTGGCGGACAAGGAATTCCCGGCAGCGGGAGCCGGCTATCAGGGAATCATCGACTTCATCACCGGCTTCGGTTCCGTTCTCGCCGCCGGTGTGGAAGGAACCGGCAGCTACGGCGCCGAACTCTCACGTGTGCTCACCCGAAAGGGCATCCGCGTGGTGGAAGTGATGCGCCCGAACCGGCAGGCACGCCGGCTGCGGGGAAAATCCGATCCGCTCGATGCCTATCAAGCCGCAGAATCGCTGCTCTCCGGCAGGGCAGGCGTCACCCCGAAATCTCCCGGAACGGAGCAGTGGAATCCCTGCGGGTTCTGCGGGCCGAGCGTACAACCGCAATGCGGGCCCCGCGCTGCAGTGATGGCCCAGGTGAAACCGCGGCAGGTCATGTTTTCCCTGGCGAGGGCAAATCTGTCAGTAGGCCGTTCCATGATGGCTATGCGCCGGGCTTAG